A region of Rhodamnia argentea isolate NSW1041297 chromosome 9, ASM2092103v1, whole genome shotgun sequence DNA encodes the following proteins:
- the LOC115733171 gene encoding berberine bridge enzyme-like 8, with the protein MKLPGFCSVLLLALQASLLSSSMAESPQDRTQETYLQCLIDSSDPSSPPISPLIFFPSSPSYSSVLRSYVRNLRFNSSSTPKPLFIVTPSHVSHIQATIVCSKIHGLEVRIRSGGHDYDGLSYVSRAPFVVVDMFNLRSVDVDAEGGTAWVESGATVGEVYYAIAAKSGVHAFPAGVCPTVGVGGHLSGGGYGNLMRKHGLSVDNVVDAVVVDASGRVLDRESMGDDMFWAIRGGGGASFGVIVSWKIKLVSVPEVVTVFKVEKTLEQGATEVLHRWQYVADKIDERLFIRVVLIPVVRKDQRTAKAKFVALFLGGADELLDVMSQRFPEFKLESKDCIEMSWIESVLFWSNYPKGTSPNVLLQRIPESEKFLKKKSDYVQEPISKEGLEGIWQKMMELQKPALTFNPYGGRMSEISESETPFPHRAGNIFKIQYSVTWKEEGDEALNRNLHRIRSLYTHMTPFVAKSPRSSYLNYRDTDLGINQIGNESYSQASIWGTKYFKGNFDRLVQVKTMVDPGNFFRYEQSIPCVSSWPNRMAE; encoded by the coding sequence ATGAAGCTTCCGGGCTTCTGCTCTGTGCTTCTCCTTGCCCTCCAAGCTTCTCTGCTCTCTTCTTCAATGGCGGAATCCCCACAAGATCGAACCCAAGAGACGTATCTCCAATGCCTCATCGACAGCTCCGACCCATCATCCCCACCAATCTCAcccctcatcttcttccccagCAGCCCCTCTTACTCCTCCGTCCTCCGGTCCTACGTCCGAAACCTCCGCTTCAATTCATCCTCCACCCCAAAGCCGCTCTTCATCGTGACCCCAAGTCACGTCTCCCACATCCAAGCCACCATCGTCTGCTCCAAGATCCATGGCCTAGAGGTGAGGATCCGCAGCGGAGGCCACGACTACGACGGCCTCTCGTACGTGTCGCGGGCTCCGTTCGTCGTCGTCGACATGTTCAATCTGCGATCCGTCGACGTCGACGCGGAAGGCGGGACTGCCTGGGTCGAGTCGGGCGCGACGGTCGGCGAAGTCTACTACGCGATCGCGGCGAAAAGCGGGGTCCACGCGTTCCCCGCCGGGGTTTGCCCCACCGTCGGCGTCGGGGGCCACTTGAGCGGAGGCGGGTATGGGAACTTGATGAGGAAGCACGGGCTGTCGGTGGACAATGTGGTCGATGCCGTCGTTGTGGATGCCAGCGGGAGGGTCTTGGATCGAGAGTCGATGGGCGACGATATGTTCTGGGCGATCCGGGGCGGCGGCGGGGCGAGCTTCGGGGTGATTGTGTCGTGGAAGATTAAGCTGGTGTCTGTGCCAGAGGTGGTCACCGTCTTCAAGGTGGAGAAGACGCTGGAGCAAGGGGCGACCGAAGTTCTTCATAGGTGGCAATATGTGGCTGACAAAATCGATGAGAGATTGTTCATTAGGGTTGTGTTGATACCAGTCGTGAGGAAAGATCAGAGGACAGCGAAAGCTAAATTTGTGGCGCTATTTCTGGGTGGTGCCGATGAGCTGCTCGACGTAATGTCTCAGAGATTTCCCGAATTCAAGTTGGAGTCGAAGGACTGCATTGAGATGAGTTGGATCGAATCAGTTCTGTTTTGGTCTAATTATCCTAAAGGAACATCCCCGAATGTACTACTCCAGAGAATCCCAGAGTCGGAGAAGTTCTTGAAGAAGAAGTCAGATTACGTGCAAGAGCCAATTTCGAAAGAGGGTCTCGAAGGGATATGGCAGAAGATGATGGAGCTGCAAAAGCCGGCGCTTACTTTCAACCCTTACGGTGGGAGAATGAGCGAGATCTCGGAGTCTGAGACCCCATTCCCACACAGGGCGGGGAACATCTTTAAGATCCAGTACTCGGTCACTTGGAAGGAGGAAGGCGATGAGGCTTTGAATCGGAATTTGCATCGGATAAGGAGTCTGTATACTCACATGACTCCGTTCGTGGCGAAGTCGCCGAGGAGCTCCTACCTGAACTACAGGGACACTGATCTGGGCATCAATCAAATTGGCAATGAAAGCTACTCTCAGGCCAGCATTTGGGGGACCAAGTACTTCAAGGGCAATTTCGATAGATTGGTGCAAGTGAAGACGATGGTTGATCCTGGGAATTTCTTCAGGTACGAGCAAAGCATTCCTTGCGTGTCATCTTGGCCGAATAGAATGGCTGAGTGA